A region of Mesorhizobium sp. AR02 DNA encodes the following proteins:
- a CDS encoding LysR family transcriptional regulator — MRPTLDSDLLRTFVAIAEAGNFTRAAEQAGRTQSAVSMQMKKLEELVGDSLFERGSRGVALTRRGGELIVNARRIVSLLDETAASMAAAPLGGPVRIGIPEEYGHAILSRALGAFSKRHTKVEVTVRYAHSGAQLSALAAGELDLCVVFEWQDPAGGEVLMHDPTVWVTSNLHHMHEERPVPIALYNRAGWCKDFAIKSLEQRGLAYRVAYTSDTTGGLKLAVTSGLAIAPISRSNIPDGCRELTSADGFGDIDSSNVVMHRNPNASGEAIDGMQEAIREAFVNR; from the coding sequence ATGCGACCAACCCTCGACAGCGATCTCCTGCGCACCTTTGTGGCCATTGCCGAGGCCGGCAATTTCACGCGGGCGGCCGAGCAGGCCGGCCGCACCCAGTCGGCCGTGTCGATGCAGATGAAGAAGCTCGAAGAGCTGGTCGGCGACAGCCTGTTCGAGCGCGGCTCGCGCGGCGTCGCGCTGACACGGCGCGGCGGCGAACTCATCGTCAATGCCCGCCGCATCGTTTCGCTGCTCGACGAGACGGCGGCGTCGATGGCGGCGGCGCCGCTCGGCGGACCGGTGCGCATCGGCATTCCGGAGGAATATGGCCACGCCATCCTGTCGCGCGCGCTCGGCGCGTTTTCAAAGCGCCACACCAAGGTCGAGGTCACCGTGCGCTACGCGCATTCGGGAGCACAGCTGTCGGCGCTCGCCGCTGGCGAACTTGATCTGTGCGTGGTGTTCGAATGGCAGGATCCGGCCGGGGGCGAAGTGCTGATGCACGATCCTACCGTCTGGGTGACGTCGAACCTGCACCACATGCATGAGGAACGGCCGGTGCCGATCGCGCTCTACAACCGGGCCGGCTGGTGCAAGGACTTTGCCATCAAATCGCTGGAACAACGCGGTCTTGCCTATCGTGTCGCCTATACCAGCGACACCACCGGCGGCCTGAAGCTTGCCGTCACCTCAGGACTGGCGATCGCGCCGATCTCGCGCAGCAACATTCCAGATGGCTGCCGGGAACTGACGTCCGCCGACGGGTTTGGCGACATCGATTCCTCTAATGTGGTGATGCATCGCAACCCGAATGCATCAGGTGAGGCGATCGACGGCATGCAGGAGGCGATCCGCGAGGCGTTCGTCAACCGGTAG
- the hpt gene encoding hypoxanthine phosphoribosyltransferase, translated as MPIVRDKDIEVLFSASAIARRNLELAKEIAEHDYHDLLVISVLKGSFIFAADLIRAMHDVGLSPEVEFIFISSYGAGTTSGEVRVLRDIDNEVAGRDVLLIDDILESGKTLTFTRDLMLSRGAKSCSIAVLLDKRMRRQTALVADYVGFDCPDYFVVGYGMDVAHAFRELPFVGVVKGDA; from the coding sequence ATGCCCATCGTACGCGACAAGGACATCGAAGTCCTGTTTTCGGCGTCGGCGATCGCGCGCCGCAATCTCGAGCTGGCCAAGGAGATCGCCGAGCACGACTATCACGATCTGCTGGTGATTTCCGTGCTGAAGGGCTCGTTCATCTTCGCCGCCGACCTGATCCGCGCCATGCACGATGTTGGCCTGTCGCCAGAGGTCGAGTTCATCTTCATTTCCAGCTATGGCGCCGGCACCACCAGCGGCGAGGTGAGGGTGCTGCGCGACATCGACAATGAGGTTGCCGGCCGCGACGTGCTGCTGATCGACGACATTCTCGAATCCGGCAAGACGCTGACCTTCACCCGCGACCTGATGCTGTCACGCGGTGCGAAAAGCTGTTCCATCGCCGTGCTGCTCGACAAGCGTATGCGCCGCCAGACCGCGCTCGTCGCCGACTATGTCGGCTTCGACTGCCCCGATTATTTCGTCGTCGGCTACGGCATGGACGTTGCGCACGCCTTTCGCGAATTGCCGTTCGTGGGTGTTGTGAAAGGCGATGCGTGA
- a CDS encoding response regulator — MAKLLIVEDDESVRTLAARALERAGHAIDIAAHGAQGLALIRAAHGGYDLVVSDIRMPEMDGIEMAIAAAARFPAMKIMLMTGYADQRERAEELNGIILDVVQKPFTLAEIRSRVERALICFA; from the coding sequence ATGGCAAAGCTTCTGATCGTCGAGGACGATGAGTCCGTCCGCACCCTCGCAGCCCGCGCGCTTGAACGCGCAGGCCACGCAATCGATATCGCCGCCCATGGCGCCCAAGGCCTGGCGCTGATCCGCGCCGCCCATGGCGGCTACGATCTCGTCGTCTCCGACATCCGCATGCCCGAGATGGACGGCATCGAGATGGCGATCGCGGCGGCGGCGCGTTTCCCGGCGATGAAGATCATGCTGATGACCGGCTATGCCGACCAGCGCGAGCGCGCCGAGGAGTTGAACGGCATCATCCTCGACGTCGTGCAAAAGCCGTTCACGCTGGCGGAAATCCGCTCACGCGTCGAACGGGCGCTGATCTGCTTCGCCTGA
- the ftsE gene encoding cell division ATP-binding protein FtsE, with the protein MIRFENVGLRYGMGPEILRDISLHIPERSFQFLSGPSGAGKTTLLRLLFMSLKPTRGLITIFGKDRSRISRTELPHLRRRIGVVFQDFRLLDHMTTYENVALPLRVRGREEASYRTDVTELLKWVGLGERMHVLPPVLSGGEKQRAAIARALIEQPEILLADEPTGNVDPPLARRLLRLFIELNRLGTAVVIATHDLGLMEQVDARRMILAGGRLDIYD; encoded by the coding sequence TTGATTCGCTTCGAAAATGTTGGCCTCCGCTATGGCATGGGTCCGGAAATCCTCCGCGACATCTCCCTGCATATACCGGAGCGCTCCTTCCAGTTCCTGAGCGGCCCTTCGGGCGCCGGCAAGACGACGTTGCTGCGCCTTTTGTTCATGTCGCTGAAGCCAACGCGCGGGCTGATCACCATTTTCGGCAAGGACCGCTCACGCATCTCGCGCACCGAACTGCCGCACTTGCGCCGCCGCATCGGCGTGGTGTTCCAGGATTTTCGCCTGCTCGACCACATGACCACCTATGAGAATGTCGCGCTGCCGCTGCGCGTGCGCGGGCGCGAGGAAGCAAGTTACCGCACCGATGTCACCGAGCTGTTGAAATGGGTGGGGCTGGGCGAGCGCATGCATGTGCTGCCGCCGGTCCTGTCGGGCGGCGAGAAGCAGCGCGCCGCGATCGCGCGCGCCCTGATCGAGCAGCCGGAAATCCTGCTGGCCGACGAGCCGACCGGCAATGTCGATCCGCCGCTGGCGCGGCGCCTGCTCAGGCTGTTCATCGAGCTCAATCGGTTGGGCACCGCCGTGGTCATCGCGACCCATGACCTTGGCCTGATGGAACAGGTCGACGCGCGCCGCATGATCCTGGCCGGCGGAAGGCTGGACATCTATGACTGA
- a CDS encoding DUF4238 domain-containing protein, whose protein sequence is MRKDHYVAQTYLKHFVHPGGMLHAYRKSDLKDFPCHPGDICREMGGDIVPDFLSKPEALGEYRKTFEPYWKPSVEALANGHAPADVKFAVSGYMANLMVTTPAATRLFVEGNNRNVIETVRAYQVLNARRGKADPKLQRAIEEVDKGRIAVETYPNFIRAMMARQLTEHAWRIYNAEWIVVKNSTRLEFVTCDNPAAFHDPGPFRGGKPILPRYLPLTPSLCLHVVMDVSMRLDEADFSREPQGSVRFAAIEPRGVERINEAVVQCAEDLIISSGKRNDIEALVAKFASHRVTHEFISIPRPDGFLQAMLMRVTAPE, encoded by the coding sequence ATGCGCAAGGACCACTATGTGGCCCAAACCTATCTCAAGCACTTCGTTCACCCAGGAGGTATGTTGCACGCCTACCGTAAGTCGGACTTGAAAGATTTTCCCTGTCATCCTGGCGACATATGCCGGGAGATGGGTGGTGACATCGTTCCCGATTTCCTTTCCAAGCCCGAGGCCCTTGGCGAGTACCGGAAGACTTTCGAACCGTACTGGAAGCCTTCGGTAGAGGCCTTGGCGAACGGCCATGCGCCGGCAGACGTCAAATTCGCCGTTTCGGGCTATATGGCAAATCTTATGGTCACCACACCTGCCGCCACGCGGCTATTTGTGGAGGGTAACAACCGGAACGTCATCGAGACAGTCCGAGCATACCAGGTATTGAATGCACGCCGAGGAAAGGCCGACCCAAAGTTACAGAGAGCTATTGAGGAGGTAGACAAAGGACGCATAGCGGTCGAAACCTATCCAAACTTCATCCGCGCGATGATGGCACGCCAACTCACAGAGCATGCTTGGCGCATCTATAACGCCGAGTGGATTGTAGTGAAGAATTCCACCCGTCTGGAATTCGTCACGTGCGACAATCCGGCTGCGTTCCACGATCCTGGTCCTTTTCGGGGCGGAAAACCTATCCTGCCCCGCTATCTGCCGCTAACGCCTTCGCTTTGCCTTCATGTCGTCATGGACGTCTCAATGCGGCTCGACGAGGCTGATTTTTCCAGAGAGCCCCAGGGGTCTGTTCGGTTCGCCGCGATCGAGCCTAGAGGAGTTGAACGGATCAACGAGGCCGTCGTGCAATGCGCGGAAGATCTGATTATCTCGTCCGGAAAACGGAACGACATCGAGGCCCTGGTGGCAAAGTTCGCTAGCCATCGCGTGACGCACGAATTTATCTCGATCCCTCGCCCCGATGGCTTCCTTCAAGCAATGCTGATGCGAGTCACCGCGCCCGAGTAG
- a CDS encoding YdcF family protein — translation MAMDVRDSTGTAGQMPVVVARLRDHGGISRLKTALRISALSLLVLATLFAGGFGWFANKVAHLTTPANPAKADAIIVLTGGQSRLDAAMDLLASGKGERLLISGVHPSASRRQLQVATGGDKKLFSCCVDIDRAALDTIGNAEESAKWVESHAYGTVILVTNNYHMPRSLLEMGRLLHGAKLEPYPVVNSNLDNGGWLTKPRALRVLFTEYTKYLLALARGIVPVKPTPDGIALAETAAGG, via the coding sequence ATGGCTATGGACGTGCGGGATTCGACCGGGACGGCTGGGCAGATGCCAGTGGTGGTTGCTCGTTTGCGCGACCACGGCGGGATTAGCCGTTTAAAGACCGCACTGCGGATATCCGCGCTCTCCCTCCTCGTCCTCGCAACCTTGTTTGCCGGCGGCTTCGGCTGGTTCGCCAACAAAGTCGCCCATCTGACCACGCCCGCCAATCCGGCCAAGGCCGATGCCATCATCGTGCTGACCGGCGGTCAGTCGCGCCTCGACGCCGCGATGGATCTGCTGGCGTCCGGCAAGGGCGAGCGGCTGTTGATCAGCGGCGTGCATCCTTCCGCCAGCCGTCGCCAGCTTCAGGTCGCGACCGGCGGCGACAAGAAATTGTTTTCCTGCTGCGTCGACATCGACCGGGCCGCGCTCGACACGATCGGCAATGCCGAGGAAAGTGCCAAATGGGTCGAAAGCCATGCCTATGGCACCGTGATCCTCGTCACCAACAACTACCACATGCCGCGCAGTCTGCTGGAAATGGGCCGCCTGCTGCATGGCGCCAAGCTGGAACCCTATCCGGTGGTCAATTCCAACCTCGACAATGGCGGCTGGCTGACCAAGCCGCGGGCGCTGCGCGTGCTGTTCACCGAATACACCAAATATCTGCTGGCGCTGGCACGCGGCATCGTGCCGGTGAAGCCGACCCCCGACGGCATCGCACTGGCCGAAACCGCAGCTGGCGGCTGA
- a CDS encoding DMT family transporter, with protein sequence MQNRMVRGILSLCLGVLVFSLQDPLVKAVSSGYPVTEVMAIRSIVALPILIVLVHADVGLRAILSKRFGLLTIRAFIQFTSYTVYYLAIAALPLADAVALYFMAPLFIMALAGPYLGERVSWRTLATVLIGLLGVIVMVRPGAGLFDWAALLSLGSAALYGFSQLMARKIGDTESSTVMAFYQNGAYLIGAAVVAGTFHLAGITHAVHPSVEFLVRPWIWPTLPDFLKMAACGFVASAGMILLSQGYRLAPANRVATFEYTGILWSPLWGFLFFAEVPRSTTVIGAILIIGAGLLALNTERRRSAAPVLAAADPV encoded by the coding sequence ATGCAGAATAGGATGGTGCGCGGCATCCTGAGCCTGTGCCTTGGCGTGCTGGTGTTCTCGCTGCAGGACCCGCTGGTCAAAGCCGTATCGAGCGGCTACCCGGTGACCGAGGTGATGGCGATCCGCTCGATAGTCGCCTTGCCGATCCTGATCGTCCTCGTCCACGCCGATGTCGGCTTGCGCGCAATCCTGTCGAAGCGGTTCGGCCTGCTGACGATCCGCGCCTTCATCCAGTTCACCTCCTACACGGTCTACTATCTGGCCATCGCCGCGCTGCCGCTGGCCGACGCCGTAGCGCTCTATTTCATGGCGCCGCTGTTCATCATGGCGCTGGCTGGGCCCTACCTTGGCGAACGCGTCTCCTGGCGGACGCTGGCGACGGTGCTGATCGGACTGCTTGGCGTCATCGTGATGGTGCGCCCCGGTGCCGGCCTGTTTGACTGGGCGGCGCTGCTGTCGCTGGGCTCGGCGGCGCTCTACGGCTTCTCGCAGCTGATGGCGCGCAAGATCGGCGATACCGAATCGTCCACCGTCATGGCCTTCTACCAGAACGGCGCCTATCTCATCGGCGCGGCGGTGGTTGCCGGCACATTCCACCTGGCCGGCATAACCCACGCCGTCCACCCCAGTGTCGAGTTCCTGGTGCGGCCATGGATATGGCCGACGCTGCCGGATTTCCTCAAGATGGCCGCCTGCGGTTTCGTCGCCTCCGCCGGCATGATCCTTCTGTCGCAGGGCTACAGGCTGGCACCGGCCAATCGGGTCGCCACCTTCGAATACACCGGCATTTTGTGGTCGCCGCTGTGGGGTTTCCTGTTCTTCGCCGAGGTGCCGCGGTCGACGACCGTGATCGGTGCGATCCTCATCATCGGCGCCGGCCTGCTGGCGCTCAACACCGAGCGGCGCAGGAGCGCAGCGCCGGTGCTTGCCGCTGCCGATCCGGTGTGA
- a CDS encoding cell division protein FtsX: MTDLSAEHLEEHEQEAEAAEARPRAQRRMAPIVPAQNIAGRALVLVIAIMTFLSCLTFGAVTLVRDTASVWENQISREATIQVKPADGLDMEAALAQASQIASEFPGVKSTRIIDREATARLLEPWLGSGLNIDELPVPRLIIVTIDENSPPDFAAMRAAITPKLPSASLDDHRTWVDRLVAMARTTVTIGIAVLALMLSATVLTVVFATRGAMAGNGHIIEVLHFVGAEAAFIAREFRRHFLVTGMKGAAAGGAAAVLVFIVFSWWSSRNVATPQADQATALFGNFAIGSAGYLGVVLMVLVIGALTAATSHATVVAYLSDIDVRQPDA; the protein is encoded by the coding sequence ATGACTGACCTGTCCGCCGAACATCTCGAAGAGCATGAGCAGGAAGCCGAGGCGGCCGAAGCAAGGCCGCGCGCCCAGCGCCGGATGGCGCCGATCGTACCGGCGCAGAACATCGCCGGCCGCGCCCTGGTCCTGGTCATCGCCATCATGACCTTCCTATCCTGCCTGACCTTCGGCGCGGTGACGCTGGTGCGCGATACCGCCTCGGTCTGGGAGAACCAGATTTCGCGCGAGGCGACGATCCAGGTGAAGCCGGCCGACGGCCTCGACATGGAGGCAGCGCTTGCCCAGGCGTCGCAGATCGCCAGCGAATTTCCCGGCGTGAAGTCGACAAGGATCATCGACCGCGAGGCGACCGCCAGGCTGCTGGAGCCGTGGCTGGGCTCCGGCCTCAACATCGACGAACTGCCGGTGCCGCGCCTGATCATCGTCACCATCGACGAGAACAGCCCGCCCGACTTCGCCGCCATGCGCGCCGCCATCACGCCGAAGCTGCCGAGCGCGTCGCTCGACGACCATCGCACCTGGGTCGACCGGCTGGTGGCGATGGCGCGCACCACGGTGACCATCGGCATCGCCGTACTGGCGCTGATGCTGTCGGCAACCGTGCTGACCGTGGTGTTCGCGACCCGCGGCGCCATGGCCGGCAACGGTCACATTATCGAGGTACTGCATTTCGTCGGCGCCGAGGCGGCCTTCATCGCGCGCGAATTCCGCCGGCATTTCCTGGTCACCGGCATGAAGGGCGCGGCCGCCGGCGGGGCAGCGGCTGTGCTGGTCTTCATCGTCTTTTCCTGGTGGTCGTCGCGCAACGTGGCGACGCCGCAGGCCGATCAGGCAACCGCTTTGTTCGGCAATTTCGCCATCGGCTCGGCGGGCTATCTCGGCGTCGTCCTCATGGTGCTGGTGATCGGCGCGCTGACAGCGGCAACCTCGCATGCCACCGTTGTCGCCTATCTCAGCGACATCGACGTTCGCCAGCCAGACGCATGA
- a CDS encoding pyridoxamine 5'-phosphate oxidase family protein produces the protein MNAHAFTSDVAFTPTVKAIQARKGSRQSYARVEERGGWQAVITPDLAAFIEMQTSVFLSTANGDGQPYIQHRGGPAGFLKVLDERTIGFADFSGNRQFITQGNLADNSRAFLFLIDYMLRQRIKIWGTARVVEGDAELIAKLMPQDYKARPEQVILFTVSAWDANCPQHIPQRFEAADVAAALGERDKRIQHLEQEVARLKGMSGAAAKD, from the coding sequence ATGAACGCGCATGCTTTCACCAGCGATGTCGCCTTCACGCCGACCGTCAAGGCGATCCAGGCGCGCAAGGGTTCGCGGCAGTCTTACGCCCGCGTCGAGGAGCGTGGTGGCTGGCAAGCTGTCATCACGCCGGACCTTGCCGCCTTCATCGAGATGCAGACCAGCGTCTTCCTGTCGACGGCCAATGGCGATGGCCAGCCCTACATCCAGCATCGCGGCGGGCCGGCCGGCTTTCTCAAGGTGTTGGACGAAAGGACGATCGGCTTTGCGGATTTTTCCGGCAACAGGCAGTTCATCACACAGGGCAATCTGGCCGACAATTCACGCGCTTTCCTGTTCCTGATCGACTACATGCTGCGCCAACGCATCAAGATCTGGGGCACGGCGCGCGTCGTCGAAGGCGATGCCGAGCTGATCGCGAAGCTGATGCCGCAGGATTACAAGGCGCGGCCCGAGCAGGTCATCCTGTTCACGGTCTCGGCCTGGGATGCCAACTGCCCGCAACACATTCCGCAGCGCTTCGAGGCGGCTGATGTGGCGGCGGCGCTTGGTGAACGGGACAAGCGCATCCAGCACCTTGAACAGGAGGTCGCGCGTCTCAAGGGAATGTCAGGCGCTGCCGCCAAGGACTGA